DNA sequence from the Hyalangium ruber genome:
CTGGCCACCTCGCCCGCCTGGGCCCAGCGCCGCCCTCCTCCCGCCGGCAACACCCCTCCACCCGCCGGGGAGCGGCAGATCACCCCGCAGCCCTCGGGCGTCACCGCCACTGGCGAGGGCGCTCCCAAGCCCGAGGGGCGCACCACGCCCACCTGTGAGGAGGCCCGGCGCCGCGCGCGCTACGGCATCTACTTCGACAAGGTGGACATCGAGAAGCTGGTGCAGACCGTCTCGGACGCCACCTGCAAGACGTTCATCCTCCCGGAGAACGTGCGCGGGAAGATCTCCATCATCGGCCCCGAGAACGGCCGCGTGGAGGTCGACGCGGACGCCTTCTACTCCGCCTTCCTCGCGTCGTTGGATGCCAACGGCCTGTCGGTCTACCCGCACGGCCGCTTCCTGAAGATCGTCGACAAGCGCTCGGCCAAGCAGAACCCGATCCCGACGATCATCGACGCCAACACCCCGTACACCACCAACGAGCAGATGGTGACCAAGCTCTTCCGCATCCGGTATGTGGAAGTGGAGCCGCTGCGCGGGGTGCTGCAGCAATTGGTGTCCAAGGACGGCGACACCATCCCGTACCCGCCGGACACCATCATCGTCAACGACGTGGGCTCCAACATGCACCGCCTGGAGCGCATCGTCGCCCAGCTGGACACGCGCGCCTCCAGCGACGAGTTGCGCATCATCCAGGTGCAGTTCGCCAGCGCGCAGGAGGTGGCGGCCACGGTACAGAAGATCTTCGAGGGCAAGGCGCGCCCCGGCCAGCGCCCGGGCGGCTTCGCCAACGTCTCGCCTGGCGCCTCTCCCGGAGAGATCGCCGCCGCCAATGCCGCCGCCGCTGGCGGCCAGGAGGGCTCCGGGGGTTCCGTCACGCTGACGCAGATCATCCCGGATGAGCGCACCAACAAGCTGATCATCGTGGCCAGCCCCGCCGCCTTCGATCGCATCCTGCAGCTCATCCGCGAGGTGGACGTGCCCACCGACGCGGGTGGCCGCATCAACGTCTACCCGCTGGAGAACGCGGACGCCGAGGAGCTGGCCAGCACGCTGCAGACGCTGGCGCAGGGCACCGCCAATCGGCCGCGCATCCCCACCCCCACGCCTCCTCCGGGCGTGGGTGGCAACATCCGCTCTCCCGCTGTCGCCGCCGAGCTGTTCTCCGGCGAGGTGAAGGTGTCCGCCGACAAGGCCACCAACTCGCTGGTCATCGTCGCCAGCCAGGCCGACTACCGCAACATCCTCCGGGTCATCGAGCAGCTGGACATCCCGCGCCGCCAGGTGTTCGTCGAGGCCGTCATCATGGAGGTCAACCTCGACCGCAACTCCGAGTTCGGCATCAACTTCCACAGCGGCTACAAGCTCTCCACGGACCAGGGAGCGGTGCCCGGCCTGTTCGGCACCAAGTACACCTCGCAGGGTCTGCCGCCCTCCTTCTCGCTGGCGAACCTGGCCGGCTTCGGCGGCTTCCTGGCCGGTCTGCAGGGCCCGGTGATTCCGGAGCTGCAGAAGCTGGGCATCGACATCCCCGCCTTCGGCGTGGTGCTGCACGCGCTGCAGCAGAGCTCGGACGTGAACGTGCTCTCCACCCCGCACATCCTCACCAGCGACAACGAGGAAGCGGAGATCACCGTAGGCCAGAACGTGCCCTTCCAGTCGGGCTTCTCGCCCAGCTCGCTGGGCACCGGCCTGGGCACGGGCACCGGTACGGGCACCGGCCTCAACCAGTCGCTGCTGGGCGGTCTGGGCGGCCTGGGCTCGCTGTTCGCCCCCATCACCCGCCAGAACGTGGAGCTGAAGCTCACCGTCAAGCCGCAGATCAACGAGAGCGACTTCATCCGCCTGGTGATTACGGAGCAGACCGAGGAGATCGCCTCCAGCGATCCGGTACTCGGCCCCACCACCTCCAAGCGCAGCGCGAAGACGACGGTGGTCGCCAAGGATCAGGAGACGGTGGTCATCGGCGGCATCATGCAGGACCGCACCATCGAGTCGGTCGCCAAGGTGCCGGTGCTGGGTGACATCCCCATCGTGGGCCACCTGTTCCGGGAGACCTCGCGCAAGAAGACGAAGACCAACCTGCTGCTCTTCCTGACGCCCTACATCATCCGGGACCAGACGGACTTCCGCACCATCTTCGAGCGGAAGATGCGGGAGCGGCAGCAGTTCGTGGAGCAGTTCTACGGGCAGGTGCCGGGCTACGACGTGGCCATCGACTTCACCCGCAAGCCGGGCCCGCTGTCGCGGATGAACCAGTCGGTGCTGCGCGAGCAGCAGCGGGCGGAGAACGGCGGTCCGGGCGGCCCGGGCGAGCGCGTCATCCGGCCGAACAGCGCGGCGACGCCTGGCTCCGAGGCTCCCTCGCAGGGCGGGCAGGCGCCCGTGCCTCCGGCGGGTGAGCAGCCGCCGACCATGCCGCCGCCGGGAATGGGCGCCGAGCCCGAGGTGCGGGAAGTCCAGCCGCCTCCCCCGGGTTCGGATGGATCAGTGCCCGCGCCGGAGACCCCCGAGCGCCTTCGCATCCAGCCGGACACGGGAGCGCCAGAGCAAACCCCATGAGCCTTACGACCGACGCCACCACCGCCACCGCCCTGCCGACCGAGGCCTCCTCGCGCAACGACGCCACGCAGATCGTCGCGCACAGCCACGCGTTCCTCTCGGGCCGGCCCATCGGGGAGATCCTCCGCGCCACCACCTCGCTCTCCGAGGCGAAGCTCGAGGAGGCGCTCACCGCCCAGGCCGAGAAGGGCGGCCGGCTGGGGGAGGTGCTCGTCGGGCTCAAGGCCGTGTCCGAAGAGGACGTGGCCAAGGCGCTCGGGCTCCAGCTCGATCTGCCCTTCCTCCAGCGCATCTTCCTGGAGGAGGTGGACCCGGAGCTGGTGAAGAAGGTGCCCATCAACTTCGCCAAGCAGGCGAAGATCATCCCCCTGTCCCTGCAGGACGACGTGGTGGTCATCGCCGTAGCGGACCCGCTGGACACCGCGGCGATGGACCACGCGCGCATGCTGCTGGGCTACAGCCTCAACCCGCGAATCGCGCTGGCCTCCACCATCTCGGACGCCATCAACAGCGTGTATGACCGGTCCATCAACGAGGCCGAGAAGCTCGTGGATGAGCTGGAGGCCACGGACCTGGACTCGCTGGCCCACGAGCTGGAGGAGCCCAAGGACCTGCTGGATGACACCAGCGACGAGGCGCCCGTCATCCGCCTGGTCAACTCCATCCTCTTCCGCGCCGCCAAGGAGCGCGCGAGCGATATCCACATCGAGCCCATGGACCGGGAGCTGATGGTGCGCTTCCGCGTGGACGGCGTGCTGCAGGAGGTCATCAAGCCTCCCAAGCGCTACCAGAACTCGATCGTCAGCCGCGTGAAGGTGATGGGGCAGCTCAACATCGCCGAGAAGCGCCTGCCGCAGGACGGCCGCATCCGCATCAAGCTGGCCGGCCGCGACATCGACATCCGTCTGTCCACCATCCCCACCACGTTCGGCGAGCGCATCGTCATGCGTCTGCTCGACAAGACGGCCACGCTGCTGGACTTGTCCGAGATCGGCATGG
Encoded proteins:
- the gspD gene encoding type II secretion system secretin GspD; translation: MKTLSPWSLLLCLALATSPAWAQRRPPPAGNTPPPAGERQITPQPSGVTATGEGAPKPEGRTTPTCEEARRRARYGIYFDKVDIEKLVQTVSDATCKTFILPENVRGKISIIGPENGRVEVDADAFYSAFLASLDANGLSVYPHGRFLKIVDKRSAKQNPIPTIIDANTPYTTNEQMVTKLFRIRYVEVEPLRGVLQQLVSKDGDTIPYPPDTIIVNDVGSNMHRLERIVAQLDTRASSDELRIIQVQFASAQEVAATVQKIFEGKARPGQRPGGFANVSPGASPGEIAAANAAAAGGQEGSGGSVTLTQIIPDERTNKLIIVASPAAFDRILQLIREVDVPTDAGGRINVYPLENADAEELASTLQTLAQGTANRPRIPTPTPPPGVGGNIRSPAVAAELFSGEVKVSADKATNSLVIVASQADYRNILRVIEQLDIPRRQVFVEAVIMEVNLDRNSEFGINFHSGYKLSTDQGAVPGLFGTKYTSQGLPPSFSLANLAGFGGFLAGLQGPVIPELQKLGIDIPAFGVVLHALQQSSDVNVLSTPHILTSDNEEAEITVGQNVPFQSGFSPSSLGTGLGTGTGTGTGLNQSLLGGLGGLGSLFAPITRQNVELKLTVKPQINESDFIRLVITEQTEEIASSDPVLGPTTSKRSAKTTVVAKDQETVVIGGIMQDRTIESVAKVPVLGDIPIVGHLFRETSRKKTKTNLLLFLTPYIIRDQTDFRTIFERKMRERQQFVEQFYGQVPGYDVAIDFTRKPGPLSRMNQSVLREQQRAENGGPGGPGERVIRPNSAATPGSEAPSQGGQAPVPPAGEQPPTMPPPGMGAEPEVREVQPPPPGSDGSVPAPETPERLRIQPDTGAPEQTP
- the gspE gene encoding type II secretion system ATPase GspE; translation: MSLTTDATTATALPTEASSRNDATQIVAHSHAFLSGRPIGEILRATTSLSEAKLEEALTAQAEKGGRLGEVLVGLKAVSEEDVAKALGLQLDLPFLQRIFLEEVDPELVKKVPINFAKQAKIIPLSLQDDVVVIAVADPLDTAAMDHARMLLGYSLNPRIALASTISDAINSVYDRSINEAEKLVDELEATDLDSLAHELEEPKDLLDDTSDEAPVIRLVNSILFRAAKERASDIHIEPMDRELMVRFRVDGVLQEVIKPPKRYQNSIVSRVKVMGQLNIAEKRLPQDGRIRIKLAGRDIDIRLSTIPTTFGERIVMRLLDKTATLLDLSEIGMGQATLEGMESVIKRSHGIILVTGPTGSGKTTTLYGALSKINTPDLNILTVEDPVEYQLKGIGQMAISPKIGLSFAQGLRAFLRQDPDVIMVGEIRDKETAEIAIQASLTGHLVFSTVHTNDAAGAVTRLVDMGVEPFLVASSLTAILAQRLVRRVCPDCRVQYSPTDDELKELTHSRASFKQRYGVEKIYKATGCANCNRTGYRGRTGIYEFLLVDDDVRQLVLKNVDAATIKKTATNKGMLTLLDDGARKVALGETTIAEVLSITQEDI